In Aegilops tauschii subsp. strangulata cultivar AL8/78 chromosome 3, Aet v6.0, whole genome shotgun sequence, one genomic interval encodes:
- the LOC109739331 gene encoding momilactone A synthase translates to MLKAVQLVLRETSRVHGLTASGIVNGFSTAPNSQRLAGKVAVITGAASGIGKATAMEFIRNGAKIIIADVQDDLGRSVAAELGPDAAYVRCDVSDEAQIAAAVDLAVERHGHLDVLYSNAGMSGSVTQIAVGALDLADFDRVMAVNARSAVACIKHGARVMAPRRRGSILCTASVMGVLTFGAPAIAYAVSKATVIAAVRAAAGPLARDGVRVNAISPHALATPLTLRSMAEMCPGMDEAALRRVVETDWSELGGAVLEAEDVARAALYLASDEAKFVTGHNLLVDGGFTAHKAVGMPSVAR, encoded by the exons ATGCTCAAAGCCGTGCAGCTCGTTCTCCGGGAGACGAGCAGAGTTCACGGGTTGACGGCGTCAGGTATCGTCAATGGCTTCTCCACGGCTCCGAACTCTCAGAG GTTAGCTGGTAAGGTGGCGGTCATCACCGGCGCCGCGAGCGGCATTGGCAAGGCGACGGCCATGGAGTTCATCAGGAACGGCGCCAAGATCATCATCGCCGACGTGCAGGACGACCTGGGCCGCTCGGTCGCCGCGGAGCTCGGCCCGGACGCGGCCTACGTCCGGTGCGACGTCTCCGACGAGGCGCAGATCGCCGCGGCCGTGGACCTCGCCGTGGAGCGGCACGGACACCTGGACGTCCTCTACAGCAACGCCGGCATGTCCGGGTCCGTGACGCAGATCGCCGTGGGCGCCCTCGACCTCGCCGACTTCGACCGCGTGATGGCGGTGAACGCGCGTTCGGCGGTCGCGTGCATCAAGCACGGCGCGCGCGTCAtggcgccgcgccgccgcggcaGCATCCTCTGCACAGCCAGCGTGATGGGCGTGCTCACCTTCGGCGCCCCGGCCATCGCGTACGCCGTCTCGAAGGCCACCGTCATCGCGGCGGTGCGCGCGGCCGCGGGCCCGCTGGCGCGCGACGGCGTGCGGGTGAACGCCATCTCGCCGCACGCCCtcgcgacgccgctgacgctgcgGTCGATGGCCGAGATGTGCCCCGGCATGGACGAGGCGGCGCTGAGGCGGGTGGTGGAGACGGACTGGAGCGAGCTGGGCGGGGCCGTGCTGGAGGCGGAGGACGTGGCGAGGGCGGCGCTGTACCTGGCGTCGGACGAGGCCAAGTTCGTCACCGGGCACAACCTGCTCGTCGACGGCGGGTTCACCGCGCACAAGGCTGTCGGCATGCCGTCCGTGGCACGTTGA